Part of the Gemmatimonadota bacterium genome is shown below.
CCAGGCCGGCCAGGCGAACCGGGACGGCCAGGCGCACTTCGTCCCTGCGCCGGACTATGTGATCCAGGAGGAAGATGTCCTGCTCGTCGCCGGGGAGCGCGATCGCATAGATCGTATCATCCACCTGTAATGTTTAGTAGCCAAATGTTTAGTTGACATCATACTATTACGTCCTATTATACGAATCGCATACTCGCGACGAATCGTTAACATCAAGAGGTTCCTTTTCTGTCACATCACATCCACATCATGGGAGCGTGAAAATGGGTACCTTTATGTTACGCAGATTCCCCGTATGGCTGGCGGTCCTGATGCTCGCGGCCTTACCGGCCGCCGCGCAGGAGAGCGGTGATTCGGCCGTTTCCGGCCTGGTCGAAATCTCGGGGTTCGTAGACGCCAGCTACACCTACTCCAATCTCGATGATTCGAACACCTTCGGTCTCGATCAGGTGGAGATCGATCTATCGAGGAACCTGGGCGATATCGGCTCGTTGCGCGCGGACCTGGAATGGGTGAGCGACGGCGAAGGCGGGTTCTCCCTCGACGCGGAGCAGGGGTACGTGACCCTTGATCTCGGCATGGGCCGCGGGGAGGGGAACTACCCGACCCTGACCTTCGGCAAATTCAACGCGCCCATCGGGTTCGAGCTTCTTGACGCGCCGGACATGTACCAGTACTCCCACGCACTGGTCTTCGATAATGGATTGCCCACCAACCTGACCGGCGCCATGCTGTCCATGGACCTGGGCGGCGGCATGGACGTGGTGGTCCACCTGTCCAACGGATGGGACCAGAACGTCGACACGAATACCAACAAGATGATCGGCGGCCGGCTCGGCTACAGCCACGAGGAGTTGGGCGGCATCGGTTTCTCGGCGATGCGCGGCGACGAAGAGGGCTTGGTCGGCAACCTGACCGTCTACGACGTCGACCTGACCCTGACGCCGGCGCCCGGACTCATCATCGGCGGGGAGTACAACAACGGCAAGACGGAGCTTGACCAAGTTAACGTAGAAAACAGCTGGAGCGGCTACATGGTGATGGCACACTACAGTCTTACCGACGTCATGGGGTTGACGGGCCGGTACGACTACTTCAGCCGGGACATTTCGCAGGTTGCGGCACGCCGCAGCGGTGCGCAGGATCATCCACCGGGCAACGTGGAAGTATCCCAGCAGGCCCTCACCATCGCCCCGACGTTCGCGCTGACCGATGGGCTCGGGTTCCTCATGGAACTCCGCCGGGATTTCTCCGACGAAGCGATCTTCTACAATTCGGAATCGGGGAAATCGGAAAAGTCGATGGTCAATTTCGCCTTCGAGATGACCTATTCGTTCTGAGTCGGACCTGATCCGTGAGTTTTACCATCACACCATGGGAGCGCGTATATGGGTACCTTCTTGTTACGAGGAATCCCCGCCTTGCTGGCGGTCCTGATACTCGCCGCCTTCCCGGCCGCCGCGCAGGAGAATGAAGATTCGGCCGTTTCCGGCCTGGTCGAAATCTCGGGGTTCGTAGACGCCAGCTACACCTACAACAGTCTCCATGATTCGAATACCTTCGGCCTCGATCAGGTGGAGATCGATCTGTCGAGGAACCTGGGCGATATCGGCTCGTTGCGCGCGGACCTGGAATGGGTGAGTGACGGCGAGGGCGGGTTCACCCTCGACGCCGAGCAGGGTTACGTCACCCTCGATCTCGGGCTGGGTCGGGACGAGGGGAACTACCCGATCCTGACCTTCGGTAAATTCAACGCGCCCATCGGGTTCGAACTCCTGGACGCCCCGGACATGTACCAGTATTCCCACTCGCTGGTCTTCAGTAGGGGACTGCCCACCAATCTGACCGGCGCGATGCTGGCCATAAATCTGAGCGGCGGCATGGACGTGGTGGTCCACCTTACGAACGGGTGGGACAATAACGTCGACGCGAATTCCAACAAGATGTTCGGCGGCCGACTCGGTTACAGCCACGAGGATATGGGCGGGATAGGCTTCTCGGCGATGCGCGGCGACCAGGAGGTAACGGTCTTGAATTCGGCCGTCGAAGATCCGGTCGGCAATCTGACCGTCTACGACATCGACCTGACCCTGACGCCGGCGCCCGGGCTCATCATCGGCGGGGAGTACAACTACGGCAAAAGAGAACTGGAAATTTGGGACTCGGAAACCAAGTGGAACGGCTACATGGTCATGGCGCACTACAGTCTTACCGACGTCATGGGATTGACGGGCAGGTATGACTACTTTAACACCAGCACCAGAACCGTCACCTCCTCCGCCCCCGGTTTGATTCATACATTCGAATCGGATAAGACCCATCAGGCCCTCACCGTCGCCCCGACGTTCGCGCTGACCGACGGCCTGGGGTTCCTCATGGA
Proteins encoded:
- a CDS encoding outer membrane beta-barrel protein, translating into MGTFMLRRFPVWLAVLMLAALPAAAQESGDSAVSGLVEISGFVDASYTYSNLDDSNTFGLDQVEIDLSRNLGDIGSLRADLEWVSDGEGGFSLDAEQGYVTLDLGMGRGEGNYPTLTFGKFNAPIGFELLDAPDMYQYSHALVFDNGLPTNLTGAMLSMDLGGGMDVVVHLSNGWDQNVDTNTNKMIGGRLGYSHEELGGIGFSAMRGDEEGLVGNLTVYDVDLTLTPAPGLIIGGEYNNGKTELDQVNVENSWSGYMVMAHYSLTDVMGLTGRYDYFSRDISQVAARRSGAQDHPPGNVEVSQQALTIAPTFALTDGLGFLMELRRDFSDEAIFYNSESGKSEKSMVNFAFEMTYSF
- a CDS encoding outer membrane beta-barrel protein encodes the protein MGTFLLRGIPALLAVLILAAFPAAAQENEDSAVSGLVEISGFVDASYTYNSLHDSNTFGLDQVEIDLSRNLGDIGSLRADLEWVSDGEGGFTLDAEQGYVTLDLGLGRDEGNYPILTFGKFNAPIGFELLDAPDMYQYSHSLVFSRGLPTNLTGAMLAINLSGGMDVVVHLTNGWDNNVDANSNKMFGGRLGYSHEDMGGIGFSAMRGDQEVTVLNSAVEDPVGNLTVYDIDLTLTPAPGLIIGGEYNYGKRELEIWDSETKWNGYMVMAHYSLTDVMGLTGRYDYFNTSTRTVTSSAPGLIHTFESDKTHQALTVAPTFALTDGLGFLMELRRDFADAAIFGDPDEGEQEKSMVNFAFEMTYSF